The Cloeon dipterum chromosome 3, ieCloDipt1.1, whole genome shotgun sequence genome includes a region encoding these proteins:
- the pnut gene encoding septin-7 isoform X3 — protein MSRLQSKRELFFKNELPNAGSGAVTANMTSVPAPSVLGQPPQLPDTKPPPPSNKEMVTALLAKREAAAAAAAANTNHTADNKENRFKERDKDEKLQAVRKPQPATKQLDGYVGFASLPNQVYRKAVKRGFDFTLMVVGESGLGKSTLVNSMFLSDIYSNQYPGPSERVAKTVRVDTTRVLLKENGVNLTLTVVDTPGFGDAVDNSNCWQPVLDYVEARYEEYLNHESRVTRQLPAPTVVVPPSTQPQAPLDGRVHCCLYFIAPSGHGLKPLDVEFMQRLHDRVNIVPVLAKADTMTPEECIAFKKQILQEIHQHKIKIYEFPDSPEDDEDAKQNAKLKARVPFAVVGSNTVLEVEGGKRIRGRRYPWGIAEVENLEHCDFLAMRNMLLRTHLQDLKEITSSVHYENFRCRKLATLGTETNKSTLSNVLSTQMDSFMAVWNPLAQMEEEKREHETKMKKMEAEMEQVFKMKVSEKKQKLKDSEADLQRRHEQMRKSLEQQQKELEERRTQFERERLSWEQSTGVTIEELRRRSLEANSKETVDGKDKKKKKGLF, from the exons ATGTCAAGG TTGCAAAGCAAGCGGGAACTCTTCTTCAAAAACGAGCTGCCCAACGCAGGGTCCGGCGCCGTGACGGCCAACATGACCTCTGTGCCCGCCCCCTCGGTGCTGGGACAGCCGCCGCAGCTGCCGGACACTAAGCCGCCCCCGCCGTCCAACAAAGAAATGGTCACCGCTCTACTGGCCAAGAGGGAGGCAGCCGCcgctgcagccgccgccaaCACCAACCACACTGCCGACAACAAGGAAAACAG GTTCAAGGAACGAGACAAGGACGAAAAGCTGCAGGCTGTGCGAAAGCCGCAACCTGCAACCAAGCAGTTGGACGGCTACGTTGGTTTTGCCAGTTTGCCCAACCAAGTTTACAGAAAGGCAGTGAAACGGGGCTTTGACTTCACGCTCATGGTGGTCG GCGAAAGCGGGCTGGGTAAATCAACGCTGGTCAACTCGATGTTCCTCTCGGACATTTACTCAAATCAGTATCCTGGGCCGTCTGAGCGCGTGGCCAAGACTGTGCGTGTTGACACCACGAGAGTGCTGCTCAAGGAAAATGGTGTCAACCTTACACTCACTGTGGTCGATACTCCAGGATTCGGCGATGCCGTTGACAATTCAAACTG CTGGCAACCAGTGTTGGATTATGTGGAGGCGCGTTATGAGGAGTACCTAAACCACGAGTCGCGAGTAACAAGGCAGTTGCCGGCCCCAACAGTGGTGGTGCCGCCCTCGACGCAGCCGCAAGCTCCTCTGGACGGCCGCGTGCACTGCTGTCTTTACTTCATCGCGCCTTCAGGCCACGGTCTGAAGCCTCTCGACGTGGAATTTATGCAGCGTCTCCACGATAGGGTCAACATTGTGCCAGTGCTCGCCAAGGCCGACACCATGACCCCTGAGGAGTGCATTGCCTTCAAAAAGCAG ATTTTGCAAGAAATCCACCAACACAAGATAAAAATCTATGAATTCCCCGACTCTCCAGAAGATGACGAAGATGCCAAGCAGAACGCCAAGTTGAAGGCTAGAGTTCCGTTTGCTGTCGTTGGATCAAACACTGTTTTGGAAGTCGAGGGAGGAAAGAGGATCAGAGGAAGGAGATATCCGTGGGGAATCGCTGAAG TTGAAAATCTGGAGCACTGTGACTTTTTGGCCATGCGAAACATGCTTTTGCGCACGCACCTTCAAGACCTGAAAGAAATCACTAGCAGCGTGCACTACGAAAACTTCCGATGCCGGAAACTGGCCACCCTGGGCACTGAGACCAACAAGTCAACCCTGTCTAATGT TCTAAGCACTCAAATGGATTCATTTATGGCAGTATG GAACCCTCTTGCTCAAATGGAGGAGGAAAAGAGGGAGCATGAGACCAAGATGAAGAAGATGGAGGCTGAGATGGAACAGGTGTTCAAGATGAAAGTGTCAGAGAAGAAGCAGAAACTGAAGGATTCTGAGGCAGAC TTACAACGAAGACACGAGCAAATGCGCAAGTCTctcgagcagcagcagaaggaGTTAGAGGAGCGCCGGACTCAGTTTGAGAGGGAGCGATTGTCTTGGGAGCAGAGCACGGGTGTCACCATCGAAGAACTCAGGAGGCGCTCCCTTGAGGCCAACTCAAAAGA AACTGTCGATGGCAAGgacaagaaaaagaagaaaggtCTTTTCTGA
- the pnut gene encoding septin-7 isoform X2: MSVLCPASASISSCFALQSKRELFFKNELPNAGSGAVTANMTSVPAPSVLGQPPQLPDTKPPPPSNKEMVTALLAKREAAAAAAAANTNHTADNKENRFKERDKDEKLQAVRKPQPATKQLDGYVGFASLPNQVYRKAVKRGFDFTLMVVGESGLGKSTLVNSMFLSDIYSNQYPGPSERVAKTVRVDTTRVLLKENGVNLTLTVVDTPGFGDAVDNSNCWQPVLDYVEARYEEYLNHESRVTRQLPAPTVVVPPSTQPQAPLDGRVHCCLYFIAPSGHGLKPLDVEFMQRLHDRVNIVPVLAKADTMTPEECIAFKKQILQEIHQHKIKIYEFPDSPEDDEDAKQNAKLKARVPFAVVGSNTVLEVEGGKRIRGRRYPWGIAEVENLEHCDFLAMRNMLLRTHLQDLKEITSSVHYENFRCRKLATLGTETNKSTLSNVNPLAQMEEEKREHETKMKKMEAEMEQVFKMKVSEKKQKLKDSEADLQRRHEQMRKSLEQQQKELEERRTQFERERLSWEQSTGVTIEELRRRSLEANSKETVDGKDKKKKKGLF; this comes from the exons ATGAGTGTCTTGTGTCCTGCGTCGGCATCGATCAGCTCCTGTTTCGCG TTGCAAAGCAAGCGGGAACTCTTCTTCAAAAACGAGCTGCCCAACGCAGGGTCCGGCGCCGTGACGGCCAACATGACCTCTGTGCCCGCCCCCTCGGTGCTGGGACAGCCGCCGCAGCTGCCGGACACTAAGCCGCCCCCGCCGTCCAACAAAGAAATGGTCACCGCTCTACTGGCCAAGAGGGAGGCAGCCGCcgctgcagccgccgccaaCACCAACCACACTGCCGACAACAAGGAAAACAG GTTCAAGGAACGAGACAAGGACGAAAAGCTGCAGGCTGTGCGAAAGCCGCAACCTGCAACCAAGCAGTTGGACGGCTACGTTGGTTTTGCCAGTTTGCCCAACCAAGTTTACAGAAAGGCAGTGAAACGGGGCTTTGACTTCACGCTCATGGTGGTCG GCGAAAGCGGGCTGGGTAAATCAACGCTGGTCAACTCGATGTTCCTCTCGGACATTTACTCAAATCAGTATCCTGGGCCGTCTGAGCGCGTGGCCAAGACTGTGCGTGTTGACACCACGAGAGTGCTGCTCAAGGAAAATGGTGTCAACCTTACACTCACTGTGGTCGATACTCCAGGATTCGGCGATGCCGTTGACAATTCAAACTG CTGGCAACCAGTGTTGGATTATGTGGAGGCGCGTTATGAGGAGTACCTAAACCACGAGTCGCGAGTAACAAGGCAGTTGCCGGCCCCAACAGTGGTGGTGCCGCCCTCGACGCAGCCGCAAGCTCCTCTGGACGGCCGCGTGCACTGCTGTCTTTACTTCATCGCGCCTTCAGGCCACGGTCTGAAGCCTCTCGACGTGGAATTTATGCAGCGTCTCCACGATAGGGTCAACATTGTGCCAGTGCTCGCCAAGGCCGACACCATGACCCCTGAGGAGTGCATTGCCTTCAAAAAGCAG ATTTTGCAAGAAATCCACCAACACAAGATAAAAATCTATGAATTCCCCGACTCTCCAGAAGATGACGAAGATGCCAAGCAGAACGCCAAGTTGAAGGCTAGAGTTCCGTTTGCTGTCGTTGGATCAAACACTGTTTTGGAAGTCGAGGGAGGAAAGAGGATCAGAGGAAGGAGATATCCGTGGGGAATCGCTGAAG TTGAAAATCTGGAGCACTGTGACTTTTTGGCCATGCGAAACATGCTTTTGCGCACGCACCTTCAAGACCTGAAAGAAATCACTAGCAGCGTGCACTACGAAAACTTCCGATGCCGGAAACTGGCCACCCTGGGCACTGAGACCAACAAGTCAACCCTGTCTAATGT GAACCCTCTTGCTCAAATGGAGGAGGAAAAGAGGGAGCATGAGACCAAGATGAAGAAGATGGAGGCTGAGATGGAACAGGTGTTCAAGATGAAAGTGTCAGAGAAGAAGCAGAAACTGAAGGATTCTGAGGCAGAC TTACAACGAAGACACGAGCAAATGCGCAAGTCTctcgagcagcagcagaaggaGTTAGAGGAGCGCCGGACTCAGTTTGAGAGGGAGCGATTGTCTTGGGAGCAGAGCACGGGTGTCACCATCGAAGAACTCAGGAGGCGCTCCCTTGAGGCCAACTCAAAAGA AACTGTCGATGGCAAGgacaagaaaaagaagaaaggtCTTTTCTGA
- the pnut gene encoding septin-7 isoform X1 — MSVLCPASASISSCFALQSKRELFFKNELPNAGSGAVTANMTSVPAPSVLGQPPQLPDTKPPPPSNKEMVTALLAKREAAAAAAAANTNHTADNKENRFKERDKDEKLQAVRKPQPATKQLDGYVGFASLPNQVYRKAVKRGFDFTLMVVGESGLGKSTLVNSMFLSDIYSNQYPGPSERVAKTVRVDTTRVLLKENGVNLTLTVVDTPGFGDAVDNSNCWQPVLDYVEARYEEYLNHESRVTRQLPAPTVVVPPSTQPQAPLDGRVHCCLYFIAPSGHGLKPLDVEFMQRLHDRVNIVPVLAKADTMTPEECIAFKKQILQEIHQHKIKIYEFPDSPEDDEDAKQNAKLKARVPFAVVGSNTVLEVEGGKRIRGRRYPWGIAEVENLEHCDFLAMRNMLLRTHLQDLKEITSSVHYENFRCRKLATLGTETNKSTLSNVLSTQMDSFMAVWNPLAQMEEEKREHETKMKKMEAEMEQVFKMKVSEKKQKLKDSEADLQRRHEQMRKSLEQQQKELEERRTQFERERLSWEQSTGVTIEELRRRSLEANSKETVDGKDKKKKKGLF, encoded by the exons ATGAGTGTCTTGTGTCCTGCGTCGGCATCGATCAGCTCCTGTTTCGCG TTGCAAAGCAAGCGGGAACTCTTCTTCAAAAACGAGCTGCCCAACGCAGGGTCCGGCGCCGTGACGGCCAACATGACCTCTGTGCCCGCCCCCTCGGTGCTGGGACAGCCGCCGCAGCTGCCGGACACTAAGCCGCCCCCGCCGTCCAACAAAGAAATGGTCACCGCTCTACTGGCCAAGAGGGAGGCAGCCGCcgctgcagccgccgccaaCACCAACCACACTGCCGACAACAAGGAAAACAG GTTCAAGGAACGAGACAAGGACGAAAAGCTGCAGGCTGTGCGAAAGCCGCAACCTGCAACCAAGCAGTTGGACGGCTACGTTGGTTTTGCCAGTTTGCCCAACCAAGTTTACAGAAAGGCAGTGAAACGGGGCTTTGACTTCACGCTCATGGTGGTCG GCGAAAGCGGGCTGGGTAAATCAACGCTGGTCAACTCGATGTTCCTCTCGGACATTTACTCAAATCAGTATCCTGGGCCGTCTGAGCGCGTGGCCAAGACTGTGCGTGTTGACACCACGAGAGTGCTGCTCAAGGAAAATGGTGTCAACCTTACACTCACTGTGGTCGATACTCCAGGATTCGGCGATGCCGTTGACAATTCAAACTG CTGGCAACCAGTGTTGGATTATGTGGAGGCGCGTTATGAGGAGTACCTAAACCACGAGTCGCGAGTAACAAGGCAGTTGCCGGCCCCAACAGTGGTGGTGCCGCCCTCGACGCAGCCGCAAGCTCCTCTGGACGGCCGCGTGCACTGCTGTCTTTACTTCATCGCGCCTTCAGGCCACGGTCTGAAGCCTCTCGACGTGGAATTTATGCAGCGTCTCCACGATAGGGTCAACATTGTGCCAGTGCTCGCCAAGGCCGACACCATGACCCCTGAGGAGTGCATTGCCTTCAAAAAGCAG ATTTTGCAAGAAATCCACCAACACAAGATAAAAATCTATGAATTCCCCGACTCTCCAGAAGATGACGAAGATGCCAAGCAGAACGCCAAGTTGAAGGCTAGAGTTCCGTTTGCTGTCGTTGGATCAAACACTGTTTTGGAAGTCGAGGGAGGAAAGAGGATCAGAGGAAGGAGATATCCGTGGGGAATCGCTGAAG TTGAAAATCTGGAGCACTGTGACTTTTTGGCCATGCGAAACATGCTTTTGCGCACGCACCTTCAAGACCTGAAAGAAATCACTAGCAGCGTGCACTACGAAAACTTCCGATGCCGGAAACTGGCCACCCTGGGCACTGAGACCAACAAGTCAACCCTGTCTAATGT TCTAAGCACTCAAATGGATTCATTTATGGCAGTATG GAACCCTCTTGCTCAAATGGAGGAGGAAAAGAGGGAGCATGAGACCAAGATGAAGAAGATGGAGGCTGAGATGGAACAGGTGTTCAAGATGAAAGTGTCAGAGAAGAAGCAGAAACTGAAGGATTCTGAGGCAGAC TTACAACGAAGACACGAGCAAATGCGCAAGTCTctcgagcagcagcagaaggaGTTAGAGGAGCGCCGGACTCAGTTTGAGAGGGAGCGATTGTCTTGGGAGCAGAGCACGGGTGTCACCATCGAAGAACTCAGGAGGCGCTCCCTTGAGGCCAACTCAAAAGA AACTGTCGATGGCAAGgacaagaaaaagaagaaaggtCTTTTCTGA
- the LOC135939011 gene encoding WD repeat-containing protein 36, producing the protein MSTASKIFVPNRALGFVSNHIPLETRYIERRKESVIVTCVGRHFHTYGAFHFTLLNISGEHKEDITALACDKYQVFSAAGNEILAWRGGTHIKHKYLGHNLPVHLLLPFGAHLVSVDEGSCLKVWHVDAEELYTEVQFDPASFEVSALMHPYTYTNKVLLGSRQGSLQLWNLHSRKLIFEFSGWGSGVSVIEQAPVQDVVAIGLVDGRIIVHNLKFDHTVIDFAQDWGQVTSISFRKDGPPLMCSGTNAGHIIVWDLEKKENVDQIWNAHYGPVTGLKCLPSEPLLLSSSPDNSLKMWVFDMADGGGRLLKIREGHSLPPTYISFRQRDQIFVAGADSTLKVFSTVTETKNHSYGRAVHNKKAFKRMKNKRSPDAPLVMPPIMELAYETTREKDWDNICALHRGLAEVTTWSSDKGCMGDHKLLHSRFKENPAFHSAVASSVCLTLCGNFVLIGYSSGHVDRFNVQSGAHRCEYKLPKGKPAHKGAVRGIATEGLNQTVLTGGADAYVRFWNFSEGKTLGKLPLKQAVAFFCQNKNSSLIGVALDDNAVCVLDMHSKNIIRRLPNHHSRLTSMVFSQDARWILTSTTDCKIRTWDVPSANLIDIFQVPLPVTRMALNPTGEILATAHADSLGVYLWFNKAIHMHVSLRPLPLDFEPELLELPSQGFNEVEILDTNLEEMELSEDMYQSPEQISEELITMSTLSTARWVNVLDLDVIRRRNKPKEAPKAPIAAPFFLPTIPSLEYKFDLRPTLDEQQQEPALKAVSDLSRLAKMLSEAQNEESLVAFLKTLGPSTLDSEVLNLTSSGESVEPLNKFLDLVLFVMNRKKEFELSQMYLALVLKHHGDQCIVDTALAAKLESVKEIQKTEWSSLEKHILYCKSVVHALKRL; encoded by the exons ATGTCGACGGCTAGCAAGATTTTCGTGCCGAACAGGGCACTGGGCTTCGTCAGCAATCACATTCCACTGGAAACTCGTTACATCGAGCGCAGAAAAGAGAGCGTTATCGTAACTTGCGTCGGCCGGCATTTCCACACTTATGGGGCCTTCCACTTTACACTGCTCAACATCAGTGGCGAGCACAAGGAAGACATCACCGCGCTCGCTTGTGACAAATATCAAGTATTCTCTGCTGCAGGCAACGAG ATTTTAGCATGGCGAGGAGGCACCCATATCAAGCACAAATACCTGGGTCACAATCTTCCTGTGCACTTGCTGCTACCGTTTGGGGCTCACCTGGTCTCAGTTGACGAGGGCAGCTGCCTCAAAGTGTGGCACGTCGATGCTGAGGAGCTGTACACGGAAGTGCAGTTTGATCCAGCTTCTTTTGAAGTGTCGGCTTTAATGCATCCGTATACCTACACAAATAAGGTTTTGCTTGGAAGCCGTCAGGGCTCATTGCAGCTTTGGAACCTGCACAGTAGAAA GCTCATTTTTGAGTTTTCTGGCTGGGGCTCTGGAGTATCAGTGATTGAACAAGCACCTGTACAAGATGTTGTGGCTATTGGACTTGTAGACGGAAGAATTATTGTTCACAATCTTAAGTTTGACCACACTGTTATAGATTTTGCTCAG GATTGGGGACAGGTGACATCAATTTCGTTCAGGAAAGATGGTCCACCTTTAATGTGTTCCGGCACCAACGCAGGCCACATAATTGTTTGGGATttggaaaagaaagaaaacgtGGACCAGATTTGGAATGCCCATTACGGCCCTGTCACAGGTCTCAAGTGTCTTCCATCAGAACCCCTGCTGCTCTCCTCTTCTCCAGACAACTCGTTGAAG ATGTGGGTATTCGATATGGCAGATGGAGGTGGTCGACTCTTGAAAATTCGGGAGGGCCATTCTTTACCACCGACTTACATCTCTTTCCGTCAAAGAGACCAGATCTTTGTAGCTGGTGCGGATTCAACCCTTAAAGTATTCAG CACCGTCACAGAAACTAAAAACCACAGCTATGGCAGGGCTGTTCACaacaaaaaagcttttaaacgGATGAAAAACAAACGTAGTCCAGATGCTCCTCTAGTGATGCCTCCAATAATGGAATTGGCGTACGAAACAACTAGAGAAAAAGATTGGGACAATATTTGTGCCTTGCACCGAGGACTGGCAGAAGTAACAACGTGGTCCAGCGACAAGGGATGCATGGGCGATCACAAACTCCTACATAGCAG gtttAAGGAGAATCCAGCATTTCATTCTGCAGTGGCGTCTAGCGTTTGTCTCACGCTATGTGGCAATTTTGTCCTCATAGGCTACAGCTCAGGACATGTGGACAGATTCAACGTTCAGTCAGGTGCTCACAGGTGCGAATACAAGTTGCCAAAGGGGAAACCTGCGCACAAGGGAGCCGTGCGAGGCATTGCCACTGAAGGACTGAACCAGACCGTCTTGACAGGAGGAGCGGACGCATATGTCCGCTTTTGGAACTTTTCTGAAGGAAAGACACTGGGCAAACTGCCACTGAAACAGGCTGTGGCATTTTTCTGCCAAAACAA gAACAGCTCGCTCATTGGTGTTGCATTGGATGACAACGCTGTCTGCGTTTTGGACATGCActcaaaaaatatcattagaAGACTTCCTAACCATCATTCTCGTTTGACCAGTATGGTTTTCAGCCAGGATGCCAGGTGGATTTTGACTTCCACAACTGATTGCAAGATTCGTACCTGGGATGTGCCATCAGCCAACTTGATCGACATTTTCCA GGTTCCGCTCCCTGTGACTCGGATGGCCCTGAACCCAACTGGCGAGATTTTGGCAACCGCACATGCCGACTCGCTGGGTGTCTACCTGTGGTTCAACAAGGCCATCCACATGCACGTGTCCCTGCGGCCTCTGCCATTGGACTTTGAACCTGAACTTTTGGAGCTACCAAGCCAGGGCTTCAACGAGGTTGAGATCCTGGACACTAATCTGGAGGAAATGGAGCTGTCAGAAGACATGTACCAGTCCCCTGAGCAGATCAGTGAGGAGCTGATCACCATGTCCACGCTGTCTACCGCCAGGTGGGTCAACGTGCTCGACCTGGACGTGATCAGGCGGCGCAACAAGCCGAAAGAGGCGCCCAAAGCGCCGATCGCGGCTCCGTTCTTCCTCCCCACCATCCCCTCCCTGGAATACAAGTTTGACCTGCGGCCCACCTTGgatgagcagcagcaggagccAGCCCTCAAAGCAGTCTCGGACCTGAGCCGACTGGCCAAGATGCTTAGCGAGGCGCAGAATGAAGAGTCTTTAGTCGCATTCTTGAAAACGTTGGGACCCTCAACGCTTGACTCAGAGGTCTTGAACTTGACAAGCTCGGGTGAGTCTGTCGAACCATTGAATAAATTCTTGGACCTTGTCCTGTTCGTGATGAATCGGAAGAAGGAGTTTGAACTGTCCCAAATGTACTTGGCACTAGTGCTTAAGCACCATGGTGATCAGTGCATTGTAGACACTGCGCTTGCTGCCAAGTTGGAGAGTGTGAAGGAAATCCAAAAAACTGAGTGGTCATCTCTGGAGAAGCACATTCTCTATTGCAAAAGTGTCGTTCACGCTCTGAAGAGgttataa
- the LOC135941033 gene encoding heparan sulfate glucosamine 3-O-sulfotransferase 3B1-like isoform X2: MQLLLNKLWTCFQNRRAILIVALATFFACYGFYSNGLDDVSKSTADYYAGETTEQYFSLGPENAARVRVSYPEPDTLSVSNSTENIHQTEPKSGQKAKRRLPQALIIGVKKCGTRALLEFIRVHPDIRAAGSEIHFFDRFHDRGFEWYRLQMPPTFEGQVTMEKTPSYFVTRDVPKRVFQMNPAIKMLIVVRDPVERAISDYTQASSKKLDMKNFEDLAFINGSSKLVDTTWGPVRIGVYIRHLERWLRHFPLSQFLFVSGEQLITNPAAEMVRVQRFLGVKQFVSQQHFYLNTTKGFPCLLKAAASPGPRCLGKTKGRNHPLIKMSVIQLLREFFRPFNARLYQVTGINFGWP, encoded by the exons ATGCAGTTACTTTTGAACAAGCTGTGGACATGTTTCCAGAATAGAAGAGCCATTTTGATAGTAGCActtgcaacattttttgccTGCTATGGCTTTTACAG TAATGGATTGGACGACGTGTCAAAGAGCACTGCTGATTACTATGCAGGAGAGACTACCGAGCAGTATTTTTCCCTTGGCCCTGAAAATGCTGCCCGCGTCAGGGTCAGCTACCCTGAGCCGGACACACTGTCGGTTAGCAATTCAACCGAAAATATTCATCAGACTGAACCAAAAAGTGGCCAAAAAGCGAAAAGGAGGCTTCCTCAGGCACTAATAATTGGCGTTAAAAAGTGTGGGACTAGGGCCTTGCTCGAGTTCATCAGGGTGCATCCTGATATAAGAGCAGCTGGTTctgaaatccatttttttgaCCGCTTCCACGACCGAGGCTTTGAGTGGTACAG acTCCAAATGCCTCCAACCTTTGAGGGTCAAGTAACTATGGAAAAGACCCCAAGTTATTTTGTTACCAGAGACGTTCCTAAGCGAGTTTTCCAAATGAATCCCGCAATAAAGATGTTGATTGTTGTCAGGGACCCAGTGGAGAGAGCCATTTCTGATTACACTCAAGCTTCAAG caaaaaattagACATGAAGAACTTTGAGGACTTAGCCTTCATCAACGGCTCGAGTAAACTGGTAGACACAACGTGGGGTCCAGTTCGCATAGGAGTGTACATTAGACATCTGGAGAGGTGGCTCCGTCATTTCCCCCTGAGTCAATTCCTCTTCGTGTCTGGAGAACAGTTGATCACCAACCCTGCCGCTGAAATGGTGCGCGTTCAGAGATTCCTTGGAGTCAAGCAGTTTGTGTCACAGCAGCATTTTTATCTGAACACTACAAAAGGGTTTCCGTGCTTGTTAAAAGCGGCAGCCAGCCCTGGCCCACGCTGTCTGGGCAAGACTAAGGGCAGAAACCATCCCTTAATCAAGATGAGTGTTATTCAGCTGCTTCGGGAATTTTTCCGTCCTTTCAACGCTCGCCTCTACCAAGTGACGGGCATTAATTTTGGCTGGCCTTAA
- the LOC135941033 gene encoding heparan sulfate glucosamine 3-O-sulfotransferase 6-like isoform X1 has protein sequence MQLLLNKLWTCFQNRRAILIVALATFFACYGFYSSNFCANYSNGLDDVSKSTADYYAGETTEQYFSLGPENAARVRVSYPEPDTLSVSNSTENIHQTEPKSGQKAKRRLPQALIIGVKKCGTRALLEFIRVHPDIRAAGSEIHFFDRFHDRGFEWYRLQMPPTFEGQVTMEKTPSYFVTRDVPKRVFQMNPAIKMLIVVRDPVERAISDYTQASSKKLDMKNFEDLAFINGSSKLVDTTWGPVRIGVYIRHLERWLRHFPLSQFLFVSGEQLITNPAAEMVRVQRFLGVKQFVSQQHFYLNTTKGFPCLLKAAASPGPRCLGKTKGRNHPLIKMSVIQLLREFFRPFNARLYQVTGINFGWP, from the exons ATGCAGTTACTTTTGAACAAGCTGTGGACATGTTTCCAGAATAGAAGAGCCATTTTGATAGTAGCActtgcaacattttttgccTGCTATGGCTTTTACAG TTCCAACTTCTGTGCCAACTACAGTAATGGATTGGACGACGTGTCAAAGAGCACTGCTGATTACTATGCAGGAGAGACTACCGAGCAGTATTTTTCCCTTGGCCCTGAAAATGCTGCCCGCGTCAGGGTCAGCTACCCTGAGCCGGACACACTGTCGGTTAGCAATTCAACCGAAAATATTCATCAGACTGAACCAAAAAGTGGCCAAAAAGCGAAAAGGAGGCTTCCTCAGGCACTAATAATTGGCGTTAAAAAGTGTGGGACTAGGGCCTTGCTCGAGTTCATCAGGGTGCATCCTGATATAAGAGCAGCTGGTTctgaaatccatttttttgaCCGCTTCCACGACCGAGGCTTTGAGTGGTACAG acTCCAAATGCCTCCAACCTTTGAGGGTCAAGTAACTATGGAAAAGACCCCAAGTTATTTTGTTACCAGAGACGTTCCTAAGCGAGTTTTCCAAATGAATCCCGCAATAAAGATGTTGATTGTTGTCAGGGACCCAGTGGAGAGAGCCATTTCTGATTACACTCAAGCTTCAAG caaaaaattagACATGAAGAACTTTGAGGACTTAGCCTTCATCAACGGCTCGAGTAAACTGGTAGACACAACGTGGGGTCCAGTTCGCATAGGAGTGTACATTAGACATCTGGAGAGGTGGCTCCGTCATTTCCCCCTGAGTCAATTCCTCTTCGTGTCTGGAGAACAGTTGATCACCAACCCTGCCGCTGAAATGGTGCGCGTTCAGAGATTCCTTGGAGTCAAGCAGTTTGTGTCACAGCAGCATTTTTATCTGAACACTACAAAAGGGTTTCCGTGCTTGTTAAAAGCGGCAGCCAGCCCTGGCCCACGCTGTCTGGGCAAGACTAAGGGCAGAAACCATCCCTTAATCAAGATGAGTGTTATTCAGCTGCTTCGGGAATTTTTCCGTCCTTTCAACGCTCGCCTCTACCAAGTGACGGGCATTAATTTTGGCTGGCCTTAA